CGGCCTCACTATTCATATCCAGCTCAAACGCAGCGCCAAGAAAAACCTCATCTTGCGCCCCGTTTCCGCCGATACCGTCAGCATCAATATCCCTCCGTTTGTTACCCGGCACACCTTTACCCAATGGCTGAACGACAACGAAGCCATCCTGCGCCGTACCTTAAACAAAACACCGGCCCGACAAACACCTACCGACACGCTTCCCGAATGGATTTGGTATCAAGGCGTTCAGACGGCCTTGTCCGTCCACGCAGCAAACCACATCCAAATCAGGCCGTCTGAAATCCTGTTGCCCGAAAAAGAAAACGCCACCCAACTCACCCATTTGCGCCGTTTCCTACACGAGCGTGCGCACGAATATCTGCTGCCGCGCCTCGAAGGCCATATCCGAACCACCCGCCTGACTCCGAGCGCCATTTCCCTTTCCAACGCCAAAACTTTCTGGGGTGTTTGCCGCCACACCACCGGCATCCGTCTCAACTGGCGGCTCATCGGCGCACCCGAATATGTCGCCGACTATGTCTGTCTGCACGAACTCGCCCACCTGCGCCATCCCAACCACAGCCCTGCGTTTTGGGCTCTGACCCACTCGCTCACGCCGCATGTCGACCAAGCCGAACAATGGCTGAAGGTGCACGGCGGCGAATTGTTCCGACTCGGCTAAGTCTTTACTTTCAGTATTTTTCTGCAAGCAAACACCAGCCCAAAGCAAAGAACCAACGTCCTCCAAACAAATCATGTAGCCGTGCGTAAAATCGAGTTTATCTGCTTGCCGCCCCTCATACCTGCCGATAAGATGATGTCGTTCTCAAAACCCTTTTCAGAAAGGAAAACCGATGACCAAAGCAAAATCGTTACTGGCCACCGGCATTTTGGCTCTTTTCTCCGCCACGGCATTCGCCTCCCCGTTGCCTTCCGAAATCTACCGTCCGGATGGCGCGCACACCATCAAAGCCGATCATCAAGGCGACGGCGAATTTGAATACGAAGCCGAACTCTCCGGCCAACGCAATTCCATTCCTTCCCTGGCCAAAAAAGTGATCGCCCACGCGCGCAGCAAAGGTTTCCATGTGGTTGAGTCTGAAATCAAACACGACGATGCCGATCTGAAATTCAAACGCGGCAAACAAGAGCTGGACGTTTCCATCGAAGACAAAGGCCAAGGCCGTATCGAATACAAAGCCGATTTGGACTTGGACAAAAACTAAATCCGACTCGCAAATAAAGGCCGTCTGAAATCCCATCGGGTTTCAGACGGCCTTTTATCGTCTTTATCAGATAAAATGGCACTCAGTTTGCAAAATTTCCGGCTCAAAACATTGTACAATCTGCCCACTTATACCGATAACATCCCAAACATTGCCATGAAAAAACGTCTGCTCCTCCTCGCCATCCTTCCCCTTTCCCTTCACGCCGTCGATGTGCCTCCCGATGTAAAACCCGAGCTTCAAGTCAACACAGCCGAACCCGAACAGCCCGAAGCGCACAACATCCCTGCCGAGCAAACAAACAGGCCGTCTGAAAAAATCATCAACGTCGATGCCGACACCCTGCTTGCCAACACTGAATTACTGGCACGCGCCATGTATTCCGCCGTCGTCGCCCACAATATCCCCGGCATCAAAGCCGTTTTGCCCATTTACGAACAATGGCCCGAACACGACCGTGCCATGGCGCGCTACGCCAAAGGTTTGCTTGCCCAATCCGAAGGACGTGCCGCCGAAGCTGTCGGCCATTACCGCCGCTTTATCGCCGAGCAGCCCGATGCTTCCGCCGTCCGCTGGCAGCTTGCAACCGCCTTGTTTGAAGACAAACAAAACGAAGCCGCAGCCGATCAGTTCGACAAACTGCAAACCGAATCCCTCCCGCCTGCCTTGCAAGAACGCCTCGAAACCTACCGCAAAGCCCTGCGCGAACGCGACTCATGGCAATTCAACGCCGGCTTAAACATCACGCGCGAACAAAACATCAACCAAGCTCCCAGCCAACGCCGTCTGGGCAACCACCTGAGCGACGAACAATGCCGCGCCGTGCGCCTTGTCTATCCAGACGACGACTGCTTCCGAGGCTGGACATTCCCCGAGCCCATCAATGCCACAGCCATCCATTACCAAATCGGTGCAGAAAAAAAATGGTCGCTACCACGCGGCTTCTATGCCACGGCAGGCGCAGACCATTACGGCAAAATCTACCCCAAACACACCAACTACAACGACCTCACCACACGCTTCTCAGCAGGCATCGGCTATGCCGACCAGCGCAACGACGTCGGCATGACCCCGTTCCACGAACGCCGCTTCTACGGCAACGACCCCTACACCTACACCAACGGTGCACGCCTCCACTACAACCATTGGTGGCAACCCAAGCTGCAAACCCTCAGCGCATTTGAAGCAGGCCGTCTGAAAAACAGCCGCCGCGAGCATTCCAACAACACCAGCCAACTGCTCAGCAACTCCATCGTGTACTACCGCAACGCGCGCCAATACTGGGTGGCCGGTATCGACCTCTACCGCGAACGCAACCGCGACGACAAAAGCGACAGCTTCAACCGCTACGCCCTGCGCACCACATGGGGACAAGAATGGCCCAAAGGCCTCTCCACCGTCCTACGCCTCAGCGCCGCCCAACGCCATTACCAAGCCCCCGGCTTCTTCAGCAACGAACAAAACCGCCGCGACAAAGAAGCCTCCGCCTCCCTGAGCGTATGGCACCGCGCCCTCCATTTCAAAGGCATCACTCCGCGCCTGACCATTGCCCACAACAAAACATGGAGCAACGACAAGTTTTACGAATACGGCAAATCCAGAATGTTTGTCGAATTGAGCAAAACGTTCTGACAAGTACGTTGAATCCGCGAATCAAGCATAAATACCGCCACACCTGCTTATTTTCAAACCGTTACGCATACTAAACGAGTATCTTGTCGAGTGCGTTTCAATATATAGAAAATATGTTTATCGAATAGATATATTAACAATCTGAGAAATATTACATCATCGAGCGTTATGTATTCAAAAGCATCGTCTCAATAGTAACAGGAAGTGGCCTCTGCCTAATGATATTTAATCAATAACATCATTATTATACTTTAAACGGCATGTTTGTTTTTCTTTATCTCCATCAAACCAAAAACGAAAATAATAGGGAGAATAATCAGGAGCATTACCTAATTCATATTCTGGATTAGGGCTTTCAAAAAGGTAATTTGGAATATTTTTAAATACCTCAATATGGGCAGAAGATCCATCTAATAGTTTAATTTCAAAAAATTTATTATCAGAAGAAACATAAACTGCACCAACTTTTTTCATTGAGATAGGATTCTTACTTTTACTATTTAATGAATATGCATTTAATACTAGATATTCTGATTTCAAATCTTGAATATTCATATTTTTTGACTTAATGAGCTGCTGAATTTCTTTGTATGTATCTTTCCAATACTCCAGTTCGTGTATATATCCATCAGATATACTTCTGAATTGAATAGACATTCTAGCTGTAGGATACAGAAAATTTTTAACTCTTTTACCTTTTTCATCTTTACATTCAATCCACTCTGAATCCGTAGCATTTAGTAAGTCTAAAATACGATCCTGAGCGAAATCCGAAAGAATATTTTCACTTTTTGTTACTTTATTGATTGGAATTAATGGCTTAGTGTCAGGCTTCTGTTGTCTGTTTTCTAAAACGGTATCAGTACGTCTCTCCTGCGCCTGGTTCTTTTGCCCATCATGTTCAGACTGAGTGCAAGCAATACCAAATAAAAAACAACAAGATAATGCTATTTGTTTAATTCTCATAATATCTCTCTTAGAAATGTCAGCTACCCGTTACAGACCAACGAGGATTATATCTTTTATTTTTGGGCGTGATGTCCCAGTGAAAAACTTTATAGGTTTTACCTACTTCGATAATGTCCCTTTTTGATTTAATTACTACTGGTTGGCCTGAAGAAACCTTTGCAAAATATCCCTCTTCATCTTTACCCAAACAGCCGAAACCCAAACACAGGATTTCGGCTGTTGGGGAAAAGGAATTTTGCAAATGTCTTGGTCGATGTGTTTGGCAATCATAGCTTGGGCGGTTTGCTGAAAGAAGGTACTCATGAGAAATCCCCTAAATGTCTTAGTAGGAATTTAGGGGATTTTGGGGAATTTTGCAAAGGTCTCGGCCTTAGTATTGGTTATCATATCCATTCACACCTCTTCAGAAAGTATGATGATGAACGCCCTAAACAAAACCCTCTTATCCGTTTCTGTCGCGCTGGGATTGAGCGCCTGCGCTTCCGTCAAAACCGCAGATACCTACGACCTAGACTTCTCCAAACAAAAATACACCGAACAAAGCATCGAAGTGAACGGTCAGGCGGTTAAATTCCGCGCTTACGAAGGCGTGGTTTACGTCCGCAATCCTGTCGATACCCGTTACGAAATCATCAATATTTATGTACCCGAAGCCTATTACAACGGCGGCGAGATAGACGGTTTCAACGCCGAAACCGCACCGATTTTTCTGCCCAACCAAATCGGCGGATATATGCCTGCCGAACCGGGCAAACCCGCTTTAGAAGGCAAACGCGGCGAGCCTGAAGACGGCCAAAAATCGCCTAACGCCGCCCTGGTTGCCCTCTCCAAAGGCTACGTCGTCGCCTCCCCTGGCGCACGTGGCCGGACAGAACCCACCGGTAAAGCACCTGCCGCCATTGTCGATTTGAAAGCCGCCGTCCGTTACCTGAAAGCCAACGACAAAGTCATGCCTGGCGATGCCGAAAAAATCATTTCCAACGGCACAAGCGCAGGCGGCGCGATGTCCGCCCTCTTAGGCGCAACAGCCGACCAAAAAGATTACGAAAACCACCTAAAAGCCTTAGGCGCAGCAGACGGCAGCGACAAAGTTTTCGCCGTATCCGCCTACTGCCCGATTACCGATTTGGACCATGCCGACATGGCTTACGAATGGCAGTTCAACGGTATCAACGACTACAAAAAATGAACATTTCCATGCTCGACTACCGCGTCAAACGCGAGCTGGTCGCAGGTACACTGACCGATGACGAGAAAAAACTGTCCGACCTCCTCAAACCCCTATACCCCGCATACCTCAACAGCCTGAACCTGAAATCCCCCGAAGGCAAACCCCTGACGTTGGACGCCCAAGGCAACGGCAGCTTTAAAAACCATATTGCCGGTTTACTTGCCAAATCCGCACAAGCCCAGCTTGATGCAGGCAAAGACCTGAGCGACCGCACTTGGCTGACCGTCCGCAAAGGCAAAGTCGTCTCCGTCGATTTCGATGCCTACGCAAAAGCCGCCGGACGGCAAAAAACACCGCCAGCCTTTGATGGCGTAGATTTGAGCGCAGGCGAAAACCAACTCTTCGGCACCAATACCGTCGACAAACGCCACTTCACCGCGTTCTCCATGCAGCACAACACCGCCGCCAACGCCGAAATCGCAGATGAAGAAACCATCAAAATCATGAACCCGCTCAACTACATCGGCAAACCGGGCGTAAATCTGCCGCAAAACTGGCGCATCCGCGTCGGCACCAACGACCGCGACACCTCACTGGCAGTCTCCGCCGTCTTAGCCGCCAAACTGCAAAACAACGGCCAAACCGTCGACTACGCCCTGCCTTGGGATGTCGGCCACAGCGGCGATTATGACTTAGACGAACTGTTTGCCTGGATGAAACAAGTCAGCAGCTCTGCAAAATAATCAATCGTTCGCAACATAGATTGAGATGAGATTTGGTATCCCGTTTTGATTGTAAAAAGGCCGTCTGAATATTTCAGACGGCCTGAGCCCTTTTTAAATAAAACCTTCTGAAAGCTAAATTTTTAACCTAATCTATGCTTACTGTACACACGCATCCATATATTTCAAGTTTTATATAGTTTAAAAACTTATCCGATTTTCAGAATTCAATAAATACAGAGTATTGATGCAATACAGGCTTTTAATTTTCTGATGAAATTTCTTGATCTTCAAATTTCATACTTTTCTGATTTAACTTCCAAGTAGTCTTATTTGTAGAAGATATGGATTTTTTACCCTGATGAAATTCATAGCAGACCCTATCTGTTTTTAATACAAACTCTTTGCTGAGTTCAAATTCCATCACACACTTTCCTTGCGGCTTCAAGGACAAGGTATCTTCTACATGGTAACTCAGTATTCCATCTATTTTTTTAAAATTGAAGGGCGGGCGCAACAACTTTTTATTATCATAGAATGATTCGTATACCAAATCTATTGAGCCTAAACTTGGAAGGCCGGTATGATCTTGGCCGATGCTTCCATCCTTTCTATTAATCAAATAAATATTATAATTTTGCTCAATAATACTATTTTCTTCAGACTCTTCTGACTCTCTATTAGTTGCAACAACAAGCCATGCAAATGAATCATTATAGGGAATCACGCCCAGAACTTTTGCATACTCGGGGATACTTGTTGGAACAGCATATATATATTCTTTAGAATCCTTAGGCGCCTTAATCTTATTTAAATCAAGAAAACCATTTGATAATCTAGGATAGGACTGAAACCAGATTTTAGATGAAATCGGTAACGTTAAACATTCCGCCTCCGCCAAATGTCCCTACTCCTTAGGATAATTAATATAACAATTATCCCTACTGCTTTTTTGAAGAGATACAACAGGCTCTTCTTTGATGTTTCTATCAGCAAGTGTTCCTTCAGTAACTACTGCCTCTTTCCCACAAGCTAATAACGCTCCCAGAAAAGAAAAAAATAATATCATGTGATGACATTTAGAAAAAATCATATATTTACCCTTTAGAAATTACTCTAACTTTTTGAAATAAATACTCCTTTTTTCTCCATATTTAGCAGTATTGCGAAAAAAACTATCAGTATCACAGGCCATCTCGAGAATTCCTCCAAATGATGCTTTATCTTCCACATTTAATTTTTTCATATCATTTAAATATTTTTTACAATCTATTGAAAAGTCACTACCTTTTACCAACCTAAAAGATACTTTTTGATTTAAGTAATATTCTTTCCCTTTAGGGGTATCTCCAATTTTAACTATTGAATTATCATGGCCATTTGTGTTTGAAACGTAAAAATTATTTATATCTCCATCATCATTCAATCCAAAAACAGTTGTATTTTTACTTATAGTATAAGTAAATGGACTATTTCCATCTCTCTTCAACTCAGACCAAATAATTGTAGGTATCATTTCTTCATCATAATAAATAAGTGAATACATAATTATCAAGCTGTCCCGTACATATATATACATTCTTTCTTCATTTGGTTCTTGATTACCAGATAAATAATATGAATCATTATGTCTATCAGC
This region of Neisseria subflava genomic DNA includes:
- a CDS encoding M48 family metallopeptidase, with amino-acid sequence MPRLHTHTLSDGLTIHIQLKRSAKKNLILRPVSADTVSINIPPFVTRHTFTQWLNDNEAILRRTLNKTPARQTPTDTLPEWIWYQGVQTALSVHAANHIQIRPSEILLPEKENATQLTHLRRFLHERAHEYLLPRLEGHIRTTRLTPSAISLSNAKTFWGVCRHTTGIRLNWRLIGAPEYVADYVCLHELAHLRHPNHSPAFWALTHSLTPHVDQAEQWLKVHGGELFRLG
- a CDS encoding surface lipoprotein assembly modifier, which gives rise to MKKRLLLLAILPLSLHAVDVPPDVKPELQVNTAEPEQPEAHNIPAEQTNRPSEKIINVDADTLLANTELLARAMYSAVVAHNIPGIKAVLPIYEQWPEHDRAMARYAKGLLAQSEGRAAEAVGHYRRFIAEQPDASAVRWQLATALFEDKQNEAAADQFDKLQTESLPPALQERLETYRKALRERDSWQFNAGLNITREQNINQAPSQRRLGNHLSDEQCRAVRLVYPDDDCFRGWTFPEPINATAIHYQIGAEKKWSLPRGFYATAGADHYGKIYPKHTNYNDLTTRFSAGIGYADQRNDVGMTPFHERRFYGNDPYTYTNGARLHYNHWWQPKLQTLSAFEAGRLKNSRREHSNNTSQLLSNSIVYYRNARQYWVAGIDLYRERNRDDKSDSFNRYALRTTWGQEWPKGLSTVLRLSAAQRHYQAPGFFSNEQNRRDKEASASLSVWHRALHFKGITPRLTIAHNKTWSNDKFYEYGKSRMFVELSKTF